Proteins encoded together in one Mycobacteriales bacterium window:
- a CDS encoding sugar ABC transporter permease — MTTYEETVAGQDASGATPTREKSRRKRKWRSALTAYAFLTPWLLGLVVITLGPMLFSLYLAFTRYDLLSPPKWVGLANFRRMFGADPRFWQSVRVTLTFVLVSVPLVLIVSLLLALFLNRGIRLLGIYRTLFYVPSLIGSSVAIAILWKQVFGTFGIVNRALEVVGLHHGSWVGNPGTALYSIIGLNLWAFGSTMIIFLAGLRQVPANLYEAASVDGAHVFQRFWHITLPQLTPLIFFNVLLDTVHAFQAFTGAYVVSGGSGGPSDSLLFYTLYLYQKGFVEFQMGYAAAMAWLLLAALAVFTAIAFSTARFWVHYGDEA, encoded by the coding sequence ATGACCACCTACGAAGAAACCGTCGCCGGCCAGGACGCGAGCGGAGCTACACCCACGCGGGAGAAATCTCGACGCAAGCGGAAGTGGCGATCCGCGCTCACGGCGTACGCGTTCCTTACACCGTGGCTCCTCGGTCTCGTCGTCATCACGCTCGGCCCGATGCTGTTCTCGCTCTACCTCGCGTTCACCCGGTACGACCTGCTCAGCCCGCCCAAGTGGGTCGGCCTGGCAAACTTCCGCCGGATGTTCGGAGCCGACCCGCGGTTCTGGCAGTCGGTCCGGGTGACGCTCACGTTCGTTCTCGTGTCCGTGCCGCTCGTGCTGATCGTCTCGCTGCTTCTCGCGCTGTTCCTCAACCGCGGTATCCGCCTGCTCGGGATCTACCGCACGCTCTTCTACGTGCCGTCTCTGATCGGCAGCAGCGTCGCGATCGCGATCCTGTGGAAGCAGGTCTTCGGCACCTTCGGCATCGTCAACCGGGCTCTGGAGGTCGTCGGACTCCACCACGGAAGCTGGGTCGGCAACCCCGGCACGGCGCTCTACTCGATCATCGGCCTGAACCTCTGGGCCTTCGGCAGCACCATGATCATCTTTCTGGCCGGCCTCCGCCAGGTCCCGGCCAACCTCTACGAAGCGGCGTCCGTCGACGGCGCCCACGTGTTCCAGCGGTTCTGGCATATCACGCTTCCCCAGCTCACCCCGCTGATCTTCTTCAACGTCCTGCTCGACACGGTCCACGCATTCCAGGCGTTCACGGGCGCCTACGTGGTGAGCGGCGGTAGCGGCGGTCCCTCGGACTCGCTGCTCTTCTACACGCTCTACCTGTACCAGAAGGGGTTCGTCGAATTCCAGATGGGATACGCCGCCGCGATGGCGTGGCTGCTGCTCGCCGCGCTCGCCGTGTTCACCGCGATCGCCTTCTCGACTGCACGGTTCTGGGTGCATTACGGAGATGAGGCATGA
- a CDS encoding pirin family protein, translating to MPAVTVPDVLALPRVPVIDPTTVTERPVVSITTAPTGYEGEGFPVRRAFAGVSMRDLDPFVHMDQMGEVDYAPGEPKGTPWHPHRGFETVTYMIDGTFQHQDSTGGGGLITNGDTQWMTAGAGILHIEAPPEQLVISGGLFHGMQLWVNLPSDSKWNPPRYQDIRGGETTLLSSPDGGALIRVIAGDVAGHAGPGSTYTPISLLHATVNPGARLTLPWRPDFNALVYVLAGRGTVGADGRPIHSGQLARFGPGDAITVAADASQDSHTPNLEVLVLGGRPIKEPVVHYGPFVMNTKDEIVQALEDFQSGRMGQIPAERMPHRSPGDADIAPNTG from the coding sequence ATGCCCGCCGTAACCGTGCCCGATGTGCTCGCCCTGCCCCGTGTCCCGGTGATCGACCCCACGACCGTCACCGAGCGGCCGGTGGTGTCGATCACCACGGCACCGACCGGCTATGAAGGCGAAGGGTTTCCGGTACGCCGGGCGTTCGCCGGGGTGAGCATGCGCGACCTCGACCCGTTCGTCCACATGGACCAGATGGGGGAGGTCGACTACGCGCCGGGCGAGCCCAAGGGCACGCCGTGGCACCCGCACCGCGGTTTCGAGACCGTCACCTACATGATCGACGGCACCTTCCAGCACCAGGACTCCACCGGTGGCGGCGGGCTGATCACCAACGGCGACACCCAGTGGATGACCGCCGGCGCCGGAATCCTGCACATCGAGGCTCCGCCGGAGCAGCTCGTCATCTCCGGTGGGCTCTTCCACGGGATGCAGCTGTGGGTCAACCTGCCCAGCGACAGCAAGTGGAATCCGCCGCGCTACCAGGACATCCGGGGCGGCGAGACCACGCTGCTGTCCTCGCCCGACGGCGGTGCGCTGATCCGGGTCATCGCCGGCGACGTGGCCGGCCATGCCGGTCCCGGGTCGACGTACACCCCGATCAGCCTGCTGCACGCGACGGTCAACCCGGGTGCCCGCCTGACCCTTCCGTGGCGGCCGGACTTCAACGCGCTGGTCTACGTCCTCGCCGGGCGGGGAACGGTCGGCGCCGACGGTCGACCGATCCACAGTGGTCAGCTCGCCCGCTTCGGCCCCGGCGATGCCATCACGGTGGCCGCCGACGCGTCCCAGGACAGCCACACGCCCAACCTCGAGGTGCTGGTCCTCGGCGGCCGGCCCATCAAGGAGCCGGTCGTGCACTACGGCCCGTTCGTGATGAACACCAAGGACGAGATCGTCCAGGCGCTCGAGGACTTCCAGAGCGGTCGGATGGGGCAGATCCCGGCCGAGCGCATGCCGCATCGCAGTCCCGGCGACGCCGACATCGCCCCGAACACCGGCTGA
- a CDS encoding SDR family oxidoreductase, with protein sequence MADLTGRVALVAGGAGAVGEGIVRALLGAGAQVVVPSRNPDRLAELRTRLGEPAGLHGVIGDIGAPGGADGVAAAAVEQAGRLDAAVAAVGGWWQQSDLVDVTPSEWQRVLENNLTTHFLLLRAVLPRLREEQGSSYQFVIGDSADSPVPGASLSTVTAAAVLGLFRAAAAEEHQVRVNALYLAPVLTRNRPTGPAGWLSAEEVGAYAAWLAGDSGAAVRGQVVRPDKNGPG encoded by the coding sequence ATGGCTGATCTGACCGGAAGGGTGGCGCTCGTCGCGGGTGGCGCCGGCGCCGTGGGCGAGGGCATCGTGCGGGCGCTGCTCGGCGCGGGCGCACAGGTCGTCGTCCCGTCGCGCAACCCCGACCGGCTCGCGGAGCTGCGGACCCGGCTCGGCGAGCCGGCCGGGCTGCACGGCGTGATCGGCGACATCGGCGCTCCGGGCGGAGCCGACGGCGTCGCCGCGGCGGCCGTCGAACAGGCCGGGCGGCTCGACGCCGCGGTCGCGGCGGTCGGCGGCTGGTGGCAGCAGTCCGACCTCGTCGACGTCACTCCGTCGGAGTGGCAACGGGTGTTGGAGAACAACCTCACGACACACTTCCTGCTGCTCCGGGCGGTGCTGCCGCGGCTGCGCGAGGAGCAGGGATCGTCGTATCAATTCGTGATCGGCGACAGCGCGGATTCGCCGGTGCCGGGCGCGTCGCTATCCACCGTGACCGCTGCCGCCGTACTCGGCCTGTTCCGGGCCGCAGCGGCGGAAGAACACCAGGTTCGGGTGAACGCCCTCTACCTGGCACCGGTGCTCACCCGTAACCGGCCGACCGGACCGGCCGGGTGGTTGAGCGCCGAAGAAGTCGGGGCCTACGCCGCCTGGCTTGCCGGCGATTCGGGCGCCGCCGTACGCGGGCAAGTCGTCCGGCCGGATAAGAACGGGCCGGGCTGA
- a CDS encoding RraA family protein, translating to METAGVAQLFEGVRVADVRDGMDWAGLHAKGTVSPDIAPMFQGAKLCGPAHTIRHRLSEKTVPAITPDEYTEWAYNYWYKELYSYKLAEHLTTGEVVVVESPPDVAVGEIGSNNSLGWFAAGAAGIVTSGGVRDRDECILQKVPIFCRTRAQAMVQGRIEFDAAQIPVNIGGVLVRPGDIVVADGDGVIVVPLEHAEVVAKFARQELENDKVGRRKIYERLGWPLDETVK from the coding sequence GTGGAGACCGCAGGGGTGGCACAGCTTTTCGAGGGCGTCAGGGTCGCCGACGTACGGGACGGCATGGACTGGGCCGGCCTGCACGCGAAGGGGACGGTGTCGCCGGACATCGCGCCGATGTTCCAGGGCGCGAAGTTGTGCGGGCCGGCACACACCATCCGGCACCGCCTGTCCGAGAAGACCGTGCCGGCGATCACGCCGGACGAGTACACGGAATGGGCATACAACTATTGGTACAAGGAGCTCTACTCGTACAAGCTGGCCGAGCATCTCACCACCGGTGAGGTCGTCGTCGTCGAATCACCCCCGGACGTCGCGGTCGGCGAGATCGGATCCAACAACTCACTCGGGTGGTTCGCCGCGGGAGCCGCGGGAATCGTGACCTCCGGCGGCGTACGGGACCGCGACGAATGCATCCTGCAGAAGGTCCCGATCTTCTGCCGTACCCGGGCGCAGGCGATGGTGCAGGGCCGCATCGAGTTCGACGCCGCGCAGATCCCGGTCAACATCGGCGGGGTGCTGGTCCGCCCGGGCGACATCGTCGTCGCCGACGGCGACGGGGTGATCGTGGTGCCGCTCGAGCACGCCGAGGTCGTGGCGAAGTTCGCCCGTCAGGAGCTTGAGAACGACAAGGTGGGTCGGCGCAAGATCTATGAGCGGCTCGGTTGGCCACTCGACGAGACCGTCAAGTAG
- a CDS encoding FAD-linked oxidase C-terminal domain-containing protein, producing MTSTSAPVAELQSALPAASLVTDPDLMESYRRDNADLAEAGMPLAVVLARSTEEVSAALRWATAHRVPVVPRGAGSGLSGGASAVEGGLILSLTHMDRILEINPDDQLAVVEPGVINADVGRAAAEHGLRYPPDPSSFEISTIGGNLATNAGGLRCVKYGVTRDSVLGLEVVLMDGRVIRTGGRTIKSVAGYDLTRLFVGSEGTLGVITAANLRLRPLIIGEPVTFVASFSSLVDAGDAVSRIIRAGLAPSLLELMDHTSINLIEDYQRMDLDRSAAALLIGQADSPQSAAEAEAMAECARVAGADLVVQSSDAAEAELLLEARRQHYHAVTAQGATLIDDVGVPRSKLAALLGGIEQVGKEYGVTIATVGHAGDGNVHPTMVFPHGDVEAARTAERAAEEICRLALRLGGTITGEHGVGSLKRTWLHGEIDDDTYAVHRSIKSTLDPLGLLNPGKAI from the coding sequence ATGACGAGCACCAGCGCACCCGTGGCCGAGCTGCAGAGCGCCCTCCCGGCCGCGAGTCTGGTGACCGACCCCGACCTCATGGAGAGCTACCGGCGGGACAACGCCGACCTCGCCGAGGCGGGCATGCCCCTCGCGGTCGTTCTCGCCCGGTCCACCGAGGAGGTCTCCGCGGCGCTGCGCTGGGCGACTGCGCACCGGGTCCCGGTGGTGCCGCGCGGCGCGGGGTCGGGACTCTCCGGCGGCGCCAGCGCCGTCGAGGGCGGCTTGATCCTGTCGCTGACACACATGGACCGCATTCTCGAGATCAACCCGGACGACCAGTTGGCCGTCGTCGAGCCGGGTGTCATCAACGCCGACGTCGGCCGGGCTGCGGCCGAGCACGGCCTGCGCTACCCGCCCGACCCGTCCAGCTTCGAGATCTCCACCATCGGGGGAAATCTCGCCACCAACGCCGGTGGCCTTCGCTGCGTGAAGTACGGCGTCACCCGCGACTCCGTGCTCGGGCTGGAGGTCGTGCTGATGGACGGGCGGGTGATCCGCACCGGCGGGCGCACGATCAAGAGCGTGGCCGGTTACGACCTGACCCGGCTCTTCGTCGGATCGGAGGGGACGCTCGGCGTCATCACCGCGGCGAACCTGCGGCTGCGGCCCCTGATCATCGGGGAGCCGGTGACCTTTGTGGCGTCGTTCAGCTCGCTGGTGGACGCCGGCGACGCGGTGTCCCGCATCATCCGGGCGGGACTGGCGCCGAGCCTGCTGGAACTGATGGACCACACCAGCATCAACCTGATCGAGGACTACCAGCGGATGGACCTCGACCGGAGCGCCGCCGCGCTGCTCATCGGCCAGGCCGACTCACCGCAGTCGGCGGCCGAGGCCGAGGCGATGGCCGAGTGCGCGCGCGTCGCGGGTGCCGACCTCGTCGTGCAGTCCAGCGATGCGGCCGAGGCGGAGTTGCTGCTCGAGGCGCGCCGGCAGCACTACCACGCGGTCACCGCGCAGGGCGCGACGCTGATCGACGACGTCGGCGTACCACGCAGCAAGCTGGCGGCGCTGCTCGGCGGGATCGAGCAGGTCGGCAAGGAGTACGGCGTCACCATCGCCACCGTGGGGCACGCCGGCGACGGCAATGTCCACCCGACGATGGTCTTCCCGCACGGCGACGTCGAGGCGGCGCGGACGGCCGAACGGGCCGCGGAGGAGATCTGCCGGCTCGCCTTGCGGCTGGGCGGCACGATCACCGGCGAGCACGGCGTCGGATCGCTGAAGCGCACCTGGCTGCACGGTGAGATCGACGACGACACCTACGCCGTACACCGGTCGATCAAGTCGACGCTCGACCCGCTCGGCCTACTCAACCCCGGCAAGGCCATCTAG
- a CDS encoding carbohydrate ABC transporter permease produces the protein MSTQTLETRTRTTGIQMMTQPSKSRLVRALARHLVTIVIICFLLYPVAWLVAASFRPDNQVLSTLGLFGRFTLDNYRHGLNPAPSLHFSRFFLNSAVVALLAVIGNVFACTLTAYAFARLDFPFKRVLFAVLMATILLPYHVTLVPQYILFDKLSWLNTYIPLVLPKFLGADAFFIFLNIQFIRALPRELDDSARVDGCNHWQIFRRIIVPLSLPAMGTTAMFTFIASWNDFLGPLLYLSKTQLYTVPLGLNMFIDATGRSSYGSLFAMAVLSLVPLVAFFLAAQRMLTQGITTTGLK, from the coding sequence ATGAGCACGCAGACGCTGGAGACGCGCACCCGTACCACCGGCATCCAGATGATGACGCAGCCGTCCAAGAGCCGACTGGTACGTGCCCTTGCCAGACACCTCGTGACGATCGTCATCATCTGCTTCCTGCTCTACCCGGTCGCCTGGCTCGTTGCTGCATCGTTCCGGCCGGACAACCAGGTGCTCAGCACCCTGGGACTCTTCGGCCGGTTCACGCTTGACAACTACCGGCACGGCCTGAATCCGGCGCCGTCGCTGCACTTCTCCCGGTTCTTCCTGAACTCCGCGGTGGTGGCCCTACTCGCGGTCATCGGTAACGTCTTCGCCTGCACGCTCACGGCGTACGCCTTCGCCCGCCTGGACTTCCCGTTCAAGCGCGTGCTGTTCGCGGTCCTGATGGCGACGATCCTGCTGCCCTACCACGTGACTCTCGTGCCGCAGTACATCCTCTTCGACAAGCTGTCCTGGCTGAACACCTACATCCCGCTGGTGCTGCCGAAGTTTCTCGGCGCGGATGCGTTCTTCATCTTCCTCAACATTCAGTTCATCCGTGCCCTGCCGAGGGAGCTCGACGACTCGGCCCGGGTCGACGGGTGCAACCACTGGCAGATCTTCCGCCGCATCATCGTGCCGCTGTCCCTACCCGCGATGGGCACCACGGCGATGTTCACCTTCATCGCGTCGTGGAACGACTTCCTCGGCCCGTTGCTCTACCTGAGCAAGACCCAGCTCTACACCGTCCCGCTGGGACTCAACATGTTCATCGACGCCACCGGGCGATCGTCCTACGGATCGCTGTTCGCGATGGCTGTGCTCTCGCTCGTCCCGCTGGTCGCTTTCTTTCTCGCCGCACAGCGGATGTTGACCCAAGGCATCACCACCACCGGACTCAAGTAG
- a CDS encoding GntR family transcriptional regulator, translating into MGTNQPRAKGEYVSDDGARARLNPPSLVQLAAEELRRMILSGDLQPGERLIEERLTERLGISRPPLREAMRLLQREGLILTEPRRGATVTRLAESDVLEILTLRSALERLAVELGVPVTSPERLEPCRAAIDDMAACAARGDRAGLVERGYVFHHAIIALSGHRRLEEVYRSLHQQLLLCMAMNLHTREHFFEDLAEHVDRHRHLLQLIEAGDPQVVLTELAAHGERSFTHPPERPEKVRTR; encoded by the coding sequence GTGGGCACCAATCAGCCGCGCGCGAAGGGCGAGTACGTCTCCGACGACGGCGCGCGGGCGCGACTCAACCCGCCCAGCCTCGTCCAGCTCGCGGCCGAAGAGTTGCGCCGGATGATTCTGTCCGGGGACCTGCAGCCGGGAGAGCGGCTCATCGAGGAACGGCTCACCGAGCGCCTCGGGATCAGCCGTCCCCCGCTCCGGGAGGCCATGCGGCTGCTCCAGCGCGAGGGGCTGATCCTCACCGAGCCGCGCCGCGGCGCGACGGTGACCCGGCTGGCCGAATCCGACGTACTCGAGATCCTGACGCTCCGGTCCGCGCTCGAACGGTTGGCTGTCGAGCTAGGCGTGCCGGTCACCTCGCCGGAACGGCTAGAGCCATGTCGCGCCGCTATCGACGACATGGCGGCCTGTGCGGCCCGGGGCGACCGCGCCGGCCTCGTCGAGCGGGGCTACGTTTTCCATCACGCGATCATTGCCTTGTCCGGTCACCGTCGCCTGGAGGAGGTCTACCGGTCGCTGCACCAACAGCTGCTGCTCTGTATGGCGATGAACTTGCACACCAGGGAGCACTTCTTCGAAGACCTTGCCGAGCACGTCGACCGGCATCGGCACCTGCTCCAGCTGATCGAGGCCGGCGATCCACAGGTGGTGCTCACCGAGCTGGCGGCGCACGGTGAGCGCTCCTTCACGCACCCGCCCGAGCGTCCCGAGAAGGTGAGGACCAGATGA
- a CDS encoding extracellular solute-binding protein: protein MRPRETARRLLGLTAGLTVAVVTVAGCNGTSQGGSTQGQGGKGAAHGAIDYAWWGGASRNEKTNAVISLYKKAHPKVKIDGQSSDFDAYWEKLNVEAAGKNLPCVPQMQARELNDYTKRHTLMPLDKMVKSGAIDVSGIPKNVLDTGRGTDGKLYMIPYGAAYDGIMYNKTIVTKAGLPTPPTNFTWDWYTNWLTQAKAKLPKGVAASNLDGGNADVFISYTQSQGASLFKGDKLGFSKSMLAAYWNMWEKLRKSGATISAAAQADQGTDTPLEQSFMAQGKVMSATTPGNALEDAQNAINGVKGGKLAITTHPFGSSGLGNVLITSGLSISANCENVPTAASFINFFTNDAKGAHAFSSDNGAVTVTKLLDAQINDPKTTPEKKEELEVYNEIVDHKAPVIVYPSGYTSVFVDAYTRAYQDISFGRKTVAQAVDSFFKEADADLQQG from the coding sequence ATGCGACCACGAGAAACCGCGCGGCGCCTGTTAGGGCTCACCGCCGGCCTGACCGTCGCCGTCGTGACCGTCGCCGGATGCAACGGCACGTCGCAGGGCGGATCGACGCAGGGGCAGGGAGGCAAGGGAGCGGCCCACGGTGCGATCGACTACGCCTGGTGGGGCGGCGCGAGCCGCAACGAGAAGACCAACGCCGTCATCTCGCTGTACAAGAAGGCCCATCCCAAGGTGAAGATCGACGGTCAGAGCAGCGACTTCGACGCCTACTGGGAGAAGCTCAACGTGGAGGCGGCCGGGAAGAACCTGCCGTGCGTCCCGCAGATGCAGGCCCGGGAGCTCAACGACTACACCAAGCGGCACACGCTGATGCCGCTGGACAAGATGGTGAAGTCCGGCGCCATCGACGTATCAGGCATCCCGAAGAACGTCCTCGATACGGGTCGAGGGACCGATGGCAAGCTCTACATGATCCCGTACGGCGCAGCGTACGACGGCATCATGTACAACAAGACGATCGTCACCAAGGCCGGGTTGCCGACGCCGCCGACGAACTTCACCTGGGACTGGTACACCAACTGGCTGACGCAGGCCAAGGCCAAGCTGCCCAAGGGGGTCGCGGCCAGCAATCTGGACGGCGGCAACGCCGACGTCTTCATCTCCTACACCCAGAGCCAGGGCGCGTCGCTCTTCAAGGGCGACAAGCTCGGCTTTTCCAAGTCGATGCTCGCCGCGTACTGGAACATGTGGGAGAAGCTCCGCAAGTCCGGGGCGACCATCTCGGCGGCGGCACAGGCCGACCAGGGGACGGACACTCCGCTGGAGCAGAGTTTCATGGCCCAGGGCAAGGTGATGAGTGCGACGACTCCCGGCAACGCCCTCGAGGACGCGCAGAACGCGATCAACGGAGTCAAGGGTGGGAAGCTCGCGATCACGACCCATCCGTTCGGTTCGTCGGGTCTGGGGAACGTTCTGATCACCTCGGGTCTGTCGATCTCGGCGAACTGCGAGAACGTGCCGACCGCGGCGTCCTTCATCAACTTCTTCACCAACGACGCCAAGGGAGCGCATGCGTTCTCCTCGGACAACGGTGCGGTGACCGTCACCAAGCTGCTCGACGCGCAGATCAATGACCCGAAGACGACGCCTGAGAAGAAGGAGGAGCTCGAGGTTTACAACGAGATCGTCGACCACAAGGCTCCGGTGATCGTCTACCCGTCGGGCTACACCAGCGTGTTCGTGGACGCCTACACGCGCGCCTACCAGGACATCTCGTTCGGGCGTAAGACGGTTGCGCAGGCGGTCGATTCCTTCTTCAAGGAGGCGGACGCTGACCTCCAACAGGGCTGA
- a CDS encoding NAD(P)-binding domain-containing protein, with the protein MPPLTGSIQIGFAGLGNLGMPMARHLVDQGWPVVVHDVVPDRMHECAGNGATVADTALDLARCQLVALAVPDDDAVADTLERRGVLDALKPGSVVVVHSTVLPGTVQRLAARAAEAGIEFIDAPVSGGAERAREGTLTLMAGGTDAAVGAAQVYLDAVASTVVHVGPAGSGAVAKLANQLMMFASLAGAYEALDIAAAHGVGAAEVLGAVRTSTGDSWVARHWGFFDDVAHAYDASQVPVGKRPWSKDLQEVVTVAEAADVAAPLAHLLAQGLAQRVEAHAARTADRDQA; encoded by the coding sequence ATGCCCCCGCTCACCGGCTCGATCCAGATCGGCTTCGCCGGGCTGGGAAATCTCGGGATGCCGATGGCCCGCCACCTAGTCGACCAGGGATGGCCGGTCGTCGTCCACGACGTCGTTCCCGATCGGATGCATGAGTGCGCCGGGAACGGCGCCACCGTGGCCGACACGGCACTCGACCTGGCCCGGTGCCAACTGGTGGCCCTTGCCGTGCCCGACGACGACGCGGTCGCCGACACTCTCGAGCGCCGCGGCGTGCTGGACGCGCTCAAACCCGGGTCGGTGGTCGTGGTGCACAGCACCGTGCTGCCCGGCACCGTCCAGCGTCTCGCCGCACGGGCAGCGGAGGCCGGGATCGAGTTCATCGACGCACCGGTGAGTGGGGGAGCGGAGCGCGCCCGCGAGGGCACGCTCACTCTGATGGCGGGCGGAACCGACGCGGCGGTCGGCGCCGCGCAGGTCTACCTCGACGCGGTCGCGAGCACGGTCGTCCACGTCGGACCGGCCGGCTCGGGCGCGGTGGCCAAGCTCGCCAACCAGCTCATGATGTTCGCGAGCCTCGCCGGCGCGTACGAAGCGCTCGACATCGCTGCGGCTCATGGCGTCGGCGCGGCCGAGGTACTGGGGGCCGTGCGGACGAGCACGGGCGACTCCTGGGTGGCACGGCATTGGGGCTTCTTCGACGACGTGGCGCACGCTTACGACGCATCGCAGGTGCCGGTCGGCAAGCGTCCGTGGAGCAAGGACCTGCAAGAGGTTGTCACCGTCGCCGAGGCCGCCGATGTCGCCGCACCGCTCGCGCACCTCCTCGCGCAGGGGCTCGCCCAGCGGGTTGAGGCCCATGCCGCCCGGACCGCCGACCGCGACCAGGCCTGA